A stretch of the Thiocystis violascens DSM 198 genome encodes the following:
- a CDS encoding OmpA family protein, with protein MRLDPVRRLLAVCVLATLAFAAPARDLTQDLPGARDLPGLPRFADSVIFGYRLSEFDRSDIPTAKWDDRPGNAFWAQSIKLEGRRTRILYLAPANASSLEVIGNYRQALDKLDYQPLFQCSGFGECGKDVARFYTDEAHGKKFTDSHLLKSVYSGNSVQEPRIHVARKSKPDGDSYLFVFAAFQDNYADSEAGKRVAVFVEEVVVRPMRERMVLLDAGELARGIDAEGRVALYGIHFDVDQASLRPESRPQLEQMARMLSEQPELSVFIVGHTDNQGSLEYNMDLSQRRAAEVVRALISNYGILGERLTPMGVAGLAPVASNAGEEGRARNRRVEMVAR; from the coding sequence ATGCGACTCGATCCTGTCCGACGACTTCTGGCCGTCTGCGTTCTAGCGACGCTGGCCTTCGCGGCACCGGCCCGCGATCTGACCCAGGATCTACCGGGTGCGCGCGATCTTCCCGGTCTACCCCGCTTCGCGGATTCGGTCATCTTCGGCTATCGGCTGAGCGAATTCGATCGGAGCGACATCCCTACCGCGAAATGGGACGACCGCCCCGGCAACGCCTTTTGGGCGCAATCCATCAAGCTCGAAGGGCGACGCACCCGCATTCTCTATCTGGCGCCAGCCAATGCCAGTTCGCTGGAGGTTATCGGAAATTATCGGCAGGCATTGGACAAGCTCGATTATCAGCCCCTCTTCCAGTGCTCGGGCTTTGGGGAATGCGGAAAAGACGTTGCCCGTTTCTACACCGACGAGGCGCATGGCAAGAAGTTCACCGACAGCCATCTGCTCAAGTCTGTCTATTCCGGCAATTCCGTGCAGGAGCCGCGAATCCATGTCGCGCGCAAAAGCAAACCCGACGGCGATTCCTACCTCTTTGTTTTCGCGGCCTTTCAGGATAATTACGCCGATTCCGAGGCGGGCAAGCGGGTGGCCGTGTTCGTCGAGGAGGTCGTCGTCAGACCGATGCGGGAACGCATGGTGCTGCTCGATGCCGGCGAACTGGCGCGCGGGATCGACGCGGAGGGACGGGTGGCGCTCTATGGCATCCACTTCGATGTCGATCAGGCCAGCCTGCGGCCCGAGTCGCGCCCGCAACTCGAACAGATGGCGAGGATGCTGAGCGAGCAGCCCGAGCTGTCGGTGTTTATCGTCGGCCATACCGATAATCAGGGCAGTCTGGAATACAACATGGATCTCTCCCAGCGACGCGCGGCGGAGGTGGTGCGCGCGCTGATCTCCAACTATGGAATCCTGGGCGAACGCCTGACGCCGATGGGGGTCGCGGGCCTGGCGCCGGTCGCCTCCAATGCCGGCGAGGAGGGACGCGCCCGTAACCGCCGCGTGGAAATGGTCGCGCGGTAA
- a CDS encoding RMD1 family protein, which produces MSAIPTASTLESLTARAILLGRYLDPRRLAPFEPLATNPLVVAVPGGGRAVLLRSGAVVLFGVEQLEEATFIEQLRPLVKEPLVQTEYENLVLTVDPGRSEGVERNRVVLTDTETARLQVVADILGKSVLLAEQESRVARAFDRIEPLADRLQRHGRGGSNARTLIRHIGEALAIQQDMVGRGEIGDKPEVIWERHDLERLFLNLEAEYEIRERQIALERKLTLINDTAGTLLDLLQSKRSLRVEWYIVILIVVEIVLTVYELFFHGIPTH; this is translated from the coding sequence ATGTCAGCCATACCCACCGCTTCCACCCTTGAATCCTTGACCGCACGCGCGATTTTGCTCGGTCGCTATCTGGATCCGCGACGTCTCGCGCCCTTCGAGCCGCTGGCGACCAACCCGCTCGTTGTCGCCGTGCCGGGCGGTGGCCGCGCGGTTCTGCTGCGCTCCGGCGCGGTCGTGCTCTTCGGCGTCGAGCAACTGGAAGAAGCCACCTTTATCGAGCAACTTCGGCCGCTGGTCAAGGAGCCGCTGGTGCAGACCGAGTACGAAAACCTGGTGCTGACCGTCGATCCGGGACGCAGCGAAGGCGTCGAGCGAAACCGCGTGGTCCTGACCGACACGGAAACGGCAAGGCTCCAGGTGGTGGCCGACATCCTCGGCAAGAGCGTGCTGCTCGCCGAACAGGAATCGCGCGTGGCGCGCGCTTTCGATCGCATCGAACCGCTCGCGGACCGGCTCCAGCGTCATGGACGTGGCGGAAGCAACGCCCGCACCCTGATTCGCCATATCGGCGAGGCACTGGCGATCCAGCAGGACATGGTTGGACGCGGCGAGATCGGCGATAAACCGGAAGTGATCTGGGAGCGGCACGATCTGGAGCGTCTGTTCCTGAATCTGGAAGCCGAATATGAAATCCGCGAGCGTCAGATTGCGCTGGAACGCAAGCTCACGCTGATCAACGACACCGCCGGCACACTCCTCGACCTTCTCCAGAGCAAGCGCAGCCTGCGGGTGGAATGGTACATCGTGATCCTGATCGTGGTGGAGATCGTACTCACCGTCTACGAGCTATTCTTTCACGGCATTCCGACCCACTGA
- a CDS encoding antibiotic biosynthesis monooxygenase family protein — MYLAMNRFRIVRGQEETFIEHWRNRESHLDRVPGFVRFHLLKGSETDEYTLFASFTEWADEDAFVAWTHSDAFRAAHVNAGQTTRDLYLGPPQLELFNAVL; from the coding sequence ATGTATCTTGCAATGAACCGTTTTCGTATCGTGCGCGGTCAGGAAGAGACCTTCATCGAGCATTGGCGCAACCGCGAGAGCCACCTGGACCGCGTGCCCGGTTTCGTGCGCTTTCATCTGCTCAAGGGCTCCGAAACCGACGAATATACCCTGTTCGCCTCCTTCACCGAATGGGCGGACGAGGACGCCTTCGTGGCATGGACCCATTCCGACGCCTTTCGCGCGGCCCACGTCAACGCGGGTCAAACCACGCGGGATCTCTATCTTGGCCCGCCTCAACTGGAACTCTTCAACGCTGTACTTTAA
- a CDS encoding Nif3-like dinuclear metal center hexameric protein — translation MTIEPRVLVAYCDGFLDASRFADYAPNGLQVEGDRPIRRLVSGVTACAALIDAALDRDADALLVHHGWFWKNESPCLTGIKGRRARKLLGAGVSLIAYHLPLDAHPGVGNNATLGGRLGFVETEPTAIANGLVWVGRLPVPLSPQALADAVSRRLGRGVTRVGPDRESIERIAWCTGGGQGYLEQAAGLGVDAFLSGELSEQTTHQAREYGLCYLAAGHHATERYGVQALGSHLANRFELLHEFIEVDNPA, via the coding sequence ATGACGATCGAACCGCGCGTGCTCGTTGCTTACTGCGATGGCTTCCTCGATGCCTCGCGCTTCGCCGACTATGCCCCAAACGGCTTGCAGGTGGAGGGCGACCGACCGATCAGGCGGCTGGTCAGCGGCGTCACCGCCTGCGCGGCGCTCATCGACGCGGCACTTGATCGAGACGCCGACGCGCTGCTGGTCCACCACGGCTGGTTCTGGAAGAACGAATCCCCCTGCCTGACGGGGATCAAAGGTCGACGCGCAAGGAAATTGCTCGGTGCGGGCGTCAGTCTCATTGCTTATCATCTGCCGCTCGACGCGCATCCCGGGGTGGGCAATAACGCCACTCTCGGCGGCCGGCTTGGATTCGTGGAGACGGAACCAACCGCGATTGCGAACGGTCTCGTCTGGGTCGGTCGGCTGCCGGTACCCCTGTCGCCCCAGGCGCTCGCCGACGCGGTGTCGCGGCGACTTGGACGAGGGGTGACGCGCGTGGGACCGGATCGGGAATCTATCGAGCGAATCGCCTGGTGTACTGGCGGGGGGCAAGGCTACCTCGAACAGGCCGCCGGCTTGGGGGTCGACGCCTTTTTGAGTGGCGAGCTGTCGGAGCAAACCACCCATCAGGCGCGCGAATACGGTCTCTGCTATCTGGCGGCAGGCCATCATGCCACCGAACGGTATGGAGTTCAGGCCCTTGGATCGCATCTGGCCAACCGTTTCGAGCTGTTGCACGAGTTCATCGAAGTTGACAATCCAGCGTAG
- the petA gene encoding ubiquinol-cytochrome c reductase iron-sulfur subunit has translation MSAEGVNKMRRRVLVAATSVVGAVGAGYALVPFVASMNPSARARAAGAPVEADVSKLEPGALLRVKWRGKPVWVVHRTPEMIAALASNDPKLVDPKSELATQQPSYCQNATRSIKPEYLVAIGICTHLGCSPTYRPEFAPDDLGADWKGGFFCPCHGSRFDLAARVFKNVPAPTNLVIPKHAYLNDTTILVGEDGGAA, from the coding sequence ATGAGCGCGGAAGGCGTGAACAAAATGAGGCGACGAGTACTCGTTGCCGCAACCAGCGTGGTCGGTGCCGTGGGCGCCGGATACGCACTTGTCCCGTTCGTCGCATCGATGAACCCGAGCGCTCGCGCCCGGGCCGCCGGTGCGCCGGTCGAGGCGGATGTCAGCAAGCTGGAACCCGGTGCCTTGTTGCGCGTGAAATGGCGCGGCAAGCCGGTGTGGGTGGTGCATCGCACCCCTGAGATGATTGCCGCGCTCGCAAGCAACGACCCGAAGCTGGTCGACCCGAAGTCCGAGTTGGCAACGCAGCAGCCGAGCTATTGCCAGAACGCCACGCGCTCCATCAAGCCGGAGTACTTGGTCGCGATCGGCATCTGCACCCATCTGGGCTGTTCGCCGACCTACCGGCCCGAGTTCGCGCCCGACGATCTGGGAGCCGACTGGAAGGGCGGTTTTTTCTGTCCCTGCCACGGTTCGCGCTTCGATCTGGCCGCCCGCGTGTTCAAGAACGTCCCGGCGCCCACCAATCTGGTGATCCCCAAGCACGCCTATCTCAACGACACCACCATCCTGGTCGGTGAGGACGGAGGAGCTGCCTGA